From Leptospira fainei serovar Hurstbridge str. BUT 6, the proteins below share one genomic window:
- a CDS encoding GDSL-type esterase/lipase family protein has translation MKSLTRLSLVFAFITSCASFRNDTIVDYYNPNFTCSSSLGSRNVEFWIQYQAKYNEAIEFYKKENERIKTAKIVFVGNSLVAGFPPDLLSAQFPGSVNRGIPGDMTELLLGRLESTVFALKPSYIVIEIGGNDIREGKCLDYLEARHREIVSKIHAALPDAKIVILGIPPVLSKDVNSVSPIVNAWLSRVASENTGVSFLDIWPYFRKKELPFLRDDLALEYGGKIDKIHVNENAYKIWAKQIKYFIK, from the coding sequence ATGAAATCTCTTACACGTCTCAGTCTTGTTTTTGCCTTCATCACCTCCTGTGCCAGTTTTCGCAATGATACGATTGTAGATTACTACAATCCCAATTTTACCTGTTCGAGCAGCCTAGGATCTCGGAATGTAGAATTCTGGATCCAATATCAGGCAAAATACAACGAGGCGATCGAATTCTATAAGAAAGAAAACGAACGCATTAAGACGGCTAAAATCGTATTCGTAGGTAATAGTCTCGTCGCAGGATTTCCGCCCGATTTGTTGTCGGCTCAATTTCCCGGATCGGTAAATCGAGGAATCCCGGGGGATATGACTGAATTGCTTTTAGGTAGATTAGAGAGTACAGTGTTTGCGCTAAAACCTTCATATATCGTGATAGAAATCGGCGGGAACGATATTCGAGAAGGAAAATGCCTGGATTATCTAGAAGCTAGGCATAGAGAGATTGTGTCAAAAATTCATGCCGCTTTACCCGACGCTAAAATCGTTATATTAGGAATTCCGCCCGTTTTAAGCAAGGATGTGAATTCAGTGTCGCCAATCGTCAATGCCTGGTTATCGAGAGTTGCTTCGGAAAATACGGGCGTAAGTTTTTTGGATATCTGGCCATACTTTCGAAAAAAGGAACTTCCGTTTCTTCGGGACGATCTTGCATTGGAATACGGCGGGAAGATAGATAAAATTCATGTGAACGAAAACGCCTATAAAATCTGGGCTAAGCAAATTAAATATTTTATCAAATAG
- the serB gene encoding phosphoserine phosphatase SerB has protein sequence MLLFFIEHPSETFPFLQREVKVRFGNEVGLTKVEYIVPSGWHCFLASLEQRVVREDLSSLRKALFSSKVDVLQIESRIKRKSLFCFDMDSTLIQQEVVDELARFAGVYDEVASVTREAMEGKLNFQESLRKRCAHLRGLAADSLLKLYPRLTLNFGVRELLPELKLRGAKLAVFSGGFIDILAAFQKDYEIDEVRANVLEKIDEKLTGSVLGGIVDKDVKRGSLIELREKFGISKRDVVAVGDGANDQLMLSEAGIGIGFHAKDGLKSEIENWVDFAPMDILLYLFEQ, from the coding sequence GTGCTTTTATTCTTTATAGAACATCCATCGGAAACATTTCCGTTCCTGCAACGAGAGGTCAAGGTTCGTTTTGGAAACGAAGTAGGCTTGACAAAAGTAGAATATATAGTTCCAAGCGGATGGCATTGTTTTCTTGCCTCCCTGGAGCAACGGGTCGTGCGGGAAGACCTATCATCCTTGAGAAAGGCCTTATTTTCCTCGAAAGTCGATGTTTTACAGATCGAATCTAGGATTAAGAGGAAATCTTTATTTTGTTTCGATATGGATTCCACATTGATCCAACAGGAAGTCGTGGATGAATTGGCCCGATTTGCAGGCGTTTACGACGAAGTTGCCTCCGTAACCCGAGAGGCAATGGAAGGAAAATTAAACTTCCAAGAATCATTAAGAAAACGTTGTGCTCATTTACGAGGCCTCGCGGCCGATTCGCTTTTGAAACTTTACCCTAGACTCACTTTAAATTTCGGAGTGCGGGAACTTCTTCCAGAGTTGAAGCTACGCGGAGCTAAACTTGCGGTTTTCAGCGGCGGATTTATCGATATTTTAGCAGCATTTCAGAAGGATTACGAAATAGACGAGGTACGTGCGAACGTGCTGGAGAAAATCGACGAAAAGCTTACCGGTTCGGTGCTGGGCGGAATCGTAGACAAGGATGTAAAGCGCGGATCATTGATCGAGTTGAGAGAAAAATTCGGCATTTCGAAACGGGATGTGGTCGCTGTGGGAGATGGAGCTAACGATCAATTGATGTTATCCGAGGCGGGAATCGGAATCGGGTTTCACGCGAAAGACGGTTTAAAATCCGAAATTGAAAATTGGGTGGATTTTGCCCCGATGGACATATTGCTTTATTTATTCGAACAATAA
- the mutS gene encoding DNA mismatch repair protein MutS: MPNELAAETNEPNLSEALDTPMMRQYLDIKARFKDSILFFRMGDFYEMFLEDAKIASNILDIALTKRQNSVPMCGIPYHSKDAYIARLLGAGKKIAICEQSKPDDSNPKLMTRDVVRIITPGTVIEENLLSGYQNNYLCVLLPKATLIFVGMADVSTGEVLQFTVPISNPNALIAELEKFHPSETCILEKDLERIRSWEGFTDGNFTLLPQSAEGGVEAKDPFSSVRNCLEYYIRENYRDGSLTLREAKVLRTGSFLEMDRETVINLELIENENEKNHTLFSVLNFCHTPKGKRLLKQRILFPETDLAVISLRWEKQDLLRNSQTHLLVQALKDLGDLERILIRFRNNKAYPRDFRTILTAIKTGEFITKQLKSVAYPINYPAGRLTDLEVHIQDRLNPEDLPVILGNGKFLKDGFLPELDKAREAGTKGMDWILELEAAEKKRTGLSTLKIKYNKIVGYFIEISRNQAEQAPKEYLKKQTLVTTERFTISRLEEIERAILEADDTIRSVEKKEFDLMTAKVLEYDSELLELSEEFGDLDFQLSLLKAEEKYAWVRASFSSNSGISMKDSRHPVVEASLPVGVKFVPNDVLLDVGDNAIAILTGPNMAGKSTFMRQIALNQILFQIGSSVSATKAQLPIVDRLFTRIGAGDNLTAGESTFFVEMKETAHILRNCSSQSLLLFDEVGRGTSTYDGMSIAWAILEYLSEMSVRPKTVFATHYHELTELSRLPGVWNIHMETLEKEDKVLFLRKVKPGKAKKSFGIYVAQLAGVPDPVVKRATEILSDLESRKKEIRIQTREPSLFQEFTPSSSDQQFWLDWKKEIIDLPIESMTPMEALRLLDDWKRKAISKEKSG, encoded by the coding sequence ATGCCAAACGAGCTAGCAGCAGAAACTAACGAGCCGAATTTATCGGAAGCTTTAGATACTCCCATGATGCGCCAATATCTGGACATCAAGGCGCGATTTAAAGATTCGATACTATTCTTTCGCATGGGCGATTTCTACGAAATGTTCTTGGAGGATGCAAAAATAGCCTCCAACATTTTAGATATCGCCTTAACTAAGCGTCAGAACTCGGTTCCGATGTGCGGGATCCCTTACCATAGTAAAGACGCCTACATAGCCCGGTTACTCGGAGCAGGGAAAAAGATCGCGATCTGCGAACAGTCGAAGCCGGATGATTCGAATCCGAAATTAATGACGAGGGATGTGGTTCGTATAATCACTCCCGGTACCGTCATAGAGGAAAATTTACTCTCCGGTTATCAAAACAATTATCTTTGCGTGTTGTTGCCGAAAGCGACCTTAATATTCGTAGGTATGGCTGATGTTTCCACGGGAGAAGTTTTACAATTCACGGTTCCGATTTCGAATCCGAACGCATTGATTGCCGAACTTGAAAAATTCCATCCTAGCGAGACGTGCATTTTAGAAAAAGACCTGGAACGAATTCGTTCCTGGGAAGGATTTACAGACGGCAATTTTACCTTGCTTCCACAGTCGGCAGAAGGCGGTGTCGAAGCGAAGGATCCCTTTTCTTCCGTTCGCAATTGTTTGGAATATTATATTCGTGAAAATTACAGGGATGGGTCGCTGACGCTCAGAGAGGCCAAAGTTTTGCGGACCGGTTCATTTCTGGAAATGGATCGAGAAACGGTAATAAATTTAGAATTAATCGAAAATGAAAACGAAAAGAATCATACCTTATTTTCCGTATTAAATTTTTGTCATACTCCGAAAGGAAAACGCCTGCTAAAGCAGAGGATTTTATTTCCGGAAACGGATCTTGCCGTCATAAGCTTGCGTTGGGAAAAACAGGATTTACTTCGAAATAGCCAAACTCATCTTTTGGTTCAAGCCCTAAAGGATTTAGGGGATTTGGAAAGAATTTTAATTCGATTCAGAAATAATAAAGCTTATCCTCGCGATTTCAGAACCATCCTAACTGCAATTAAAACGGGAGAGTTCATTACGAAGCAATTGAAATCGGTAGCCTACCCGATCAATTACCCGGCGGGAAGACTTACGGATTTAGAAGTCCATATTCAGGACAGACTGAACCCGGAAGACCTACCGGTCATTTTGGGAAACGGAAAATTCTTAAAAGACGGATTCCTACCGGAGTTGGACAAGGCGAGAGAGGCCGGCACGAAAGGAATGGATTGGATCCTCGAACTAGAAGCGGCCGAAAAGAAACGAACGGGACTTTCCACTCTCAAAATTAAATATAACAAAATCGTAGGCTATTTCATCGAGATATCTCGAAACCAAGCGGAGCAAGCGCCGAAAGAGTATCTAAAAAAACAGACATTGGTCACTACGGAACGATTCACGATTTCCCGCCTGGAAGAGATCGAGAGAGCGATTCTGGAGGCTGATGATACGATCCGCTCGGTGGAAAAAAAAGAATTCGATTTGATGACTGCGAAAGTTTTGGAATACGACTCCGAACTATTGGAGTTATCCGAGGAATTCGGCGATTTGGATTTCCAGCTTTCCCTCTTAAAAGCTGAGGAAAAATACGCTTGGGTCCGAGCCTCCTTCAGCTCCAATTCTGGAATTTCCATGAAGGACTCCAGACATCCGGTAGTGGAAGCAAGTTTGCCTGTCGGCGTTAAATTCGTTCCCAACGATGTTTTGTTGGACGTCGGAGACAACGCGATCGCGATTCTTACCGGACCGAATATGGCCGGAAAATCAACCTTTATGCGCCAAATCGCTTTGAATCAAATTCTATTTCAGATCGGTTCCAGCGTTTCCGCTACGAAAGCCCAATTACCGATCGTGGACCGTTTATTCACTCGAATCGGAGCCGGAGACAATCTAACGGCGGGCGAATCCACATTTTTCGTAGAAATGAAAGAAACCGCTCATATTTTAAGAAACTGTAGTTCGCAATCGCTATTATTATTCGACGAAGTTGGCAGAGGCACTTCCACTTACGACGGGATGAGTATCGCCTGGGCGATACTCGAATATCTTTCCGAAATGTCGGTCCGACCAAAGACCGTATTTGCCACGCATTATCATGAATTGACCGAGCTTTCCCGCTTACCGGGAGTTTGGAATATTCATATGGAGACATTGGAGAAGGAAGATAAAGTTCTATTCCTGCGCAAAGTCAAACCGGGTAAGGCCAAGAAATCATTCGGTATCTACGTCGCCCAACTTGCAGGCGTCCCGGATCCCGTCGTAAAGAGAGCTACGGAGATTCTCTCGGATCTAGAGTCGAGGAAGAAAGAAATCCGAATTCAAACCAGGGAACCTTCCCTCTTTCAGGAGTTTACACCTTCTTCGTCCGATCAACAGTTTTGGTTGGATTGGAAAAAGGAGATTATAGATCTTCCCATAGAGTCAATGACGCCGATGGAAGCATTACGTTTATTGGATGATTGGAAGCGAAAAGCGATATCGAAAGAAAAGAGCGGTTGA
- a CDS encoding phosphoribosylanthranilate isomerase, producing MSKIVKVKICGIKDPDILKLCIEEGADFIGLNFSPVSSRNISRFQAEHLLAYLKSSVPESIRPKVVFLFYKNSISFIESVLKTLPYDYLQFVNDDPLLPGHSSPLIGQRNRRILSYRVKNQINDDSLASLDSKLLILDSYVSGSGGGTGEAFPWKYVRDVRRPYFLAGGLRPDTVAKAIQELLPYGVDVASGVESSPGVKDPKLVREFIKNAKRASSRN from the coding sequence ATGTCAAAAATTGTAAAAGTGAAAATCTGCGGTATAAAAGACCCCGATATCCTAAAATTATGCATAGAGGAAGGTGCGGATTTTATAGGTCTAAATTTTTCTCCCGTAAGTTCGCGCAATATATCCCGCTTCCAGGCGGAACATCTGCTCGCTTATCTCAAGAGTTCCGTTCCCGAATCGATTCGACCTAAAGTGGTCTTCCTATTCTATAAGAATTCGATATCATTTATAGAATCCGTCCTAAAAACTCTCCCTTACGATTATTTGCAATTCGTGAATGACGATCCTCTATTACCCGGTCATTCCTCGCCTCTGATAGGTCAAAGAAACCGCAGAATTCTATCTTACCGCGTAAAAAACCAAATCAATGACGATTCCTTAGCCTCATTAGATTCCAAACTATTGATTCTGGACAGCTATGTTTCCGGTTCGGGTGGGGGAACGGGAGAAGCTTTCCCCTGGAAGTATGTCCGAGACGTTCGACGACCTTATTTTCTTGCAGGAGGATTGCGACCCGATACGGTCGCAAAAGCAATCCAAGAACTCCTTCCTTACGGAGTCGATGTCGCAAGCGGAGTAGAATCATCTCCGGGAGTCAAGGATCCCAAACTGGTTCGAGAATTTATTAAGAATGCCAAACGAGCTAGCAGCAGAAACTAA
- a CDS encoding polyphenol oxidase family protein: MIDHRFFLEDKRSLRILILGNRELSDYTSTPEYILGKVSHFSQIPEDRIYLLDQVHGKSIVNADSLKSAEISQGDALYSAEPRKVLVVKTADCMPIFFWTGRPALVGIVHSGWKGTLAGVTESALLEVSKKYGVDLQLLQFFIGPYATGKQYEVGEDVAGEFRKEFPGALKELPEEGKFLLEQKVFLMNRIRKLGTEPFVETSGACTMAANSRYFSHRRGDTGRNLNCIWLE, from the coding sequence ATGATCGATCATCGATTCTTTCTCGAAGACAAAAGGAGTCTGCGGATTCTAATTCTGGGAAACCGGGAGTTGAGCGATTATACCTCGACCCCTGAATACATTTTGGGAAAAGTGTCGCACTTCAGCCAAATCCCTGAAGACCGGATCTATCTATTAGACCAAGTTCATGGCAAAAGCATCGTAAATGCAGATTCTTTGAAATCTGCAGAAATTTCCCAAGGGGACGCCCTTTATTCTGCCGAACCGAGGAAGGTGTTAGTCGTTAAAACGGCCGATTGCATGCCGATCTTTTTCTGGACTGGAAGGCCGGCTTTGGTGGGAATCGTTCATTCCGGTTGGAAAGGCACGTTGGCCGGTGTTACGGAATCCGCTTTGCTTGAAGTATCGAAGAAATACGGAGTCGATTTGCAACTTCTGCAATTCTTTATCGGGCCGTACGCCACTGGAAAACAGTACGAAGTAGGAGAAGACGTAGCCGGAGAATTTCGGAAGGAATTTCCCGGGGCTCTTAAAGAGCTTCCGGAAGAGGGAAAGTTTCTGTTAGAACAAAAAGTCTTTCTTATGAATCGCATCCGTAAACTTGGAACGGAGCCATTTGTAGAAACGTCGGGAGCTTGCACGATGGCCGCTAATTCCAGATATTTCAGTCATAGAAGAGGAGACACCGGACGAAACTTAAACTGCATTTGGCTGGAGTGA
- a CDS encoding response regulator has protein sequence MKGGIAPSGRPYQVIIAENSKFQAKQLAQILESEGYEVVAFAETGKELINLYKENKKVDLITLDLHLPVMDGFAAFYEIKDLGVLPRILVISEENTPAVIKTLSDSGVMDYIVKPIKREKVLEKANSTVRKAIKV, from the coding sequence ATGAAAGGTGGAATTGCTCCCTCAGGAAGACCGTATCAGGTCATTATCGCGGAGAACTCCAAGTTCCAAGCCAAACAACTCGCTCAAATTTTGGAATCAGAAGGCTACGAAGTCGTAGCATTTGCGGAAACTGGAAAAGAGCTAATCAATCTTTATAAGGAAAATAAAAAAGTCGATCTTATCACCCTCGATCTTCATTTACCGGTGATGGACGGGTTTGCGGCTTTTTACGAAATTAAAGACCTAGGTGTTTTACCCCGCATTTTAGTAATTAGCGAAGAGAATACGCCAGCAGTAATCAAAACTCTGTCCGATAGCGGAGTAATGGATTATATCGTAAAACCGATTAAGCGTGAAAAAGTCTTAGAAAAAGCGAACTCGACGGTTCGAAAGGCGATTAAAGTATAA
- the leuB gene encoding 3-isopropylmalate dehydrogenase, which translates to MKKVAVLAGDGIGPEVMKVALSVLKKALGKKESDFKFEEAFVGGIAIDKTGGPLPQETLKLCEGSDAILFGSVGGPKWESLPPEKQPERGALLPLRKHFDLFANLRPAIIYPELKNASPIKAEIIGNGLDILILRELTSGIYFGQPKGREGSGAEEFAYDTMRYSRREIERAARVAFEAARKRNNKVTSIDKANVLTTSVFWKEVVIDLHKKEFSDVQLAHLYVDNAAMQLIVNPKQFDVILCENMFGDILSDEASIITGSIGMLPSASLSESGYGLYEPSGGSAPDIAGKGIANPIAQILSAALMLRYSFSLEEEAQKIETAVRKVISQGKRTRDIAEAGAKILGTEEIGKEIENAL; encoded by the coding sequence ATGAAGAAAGTCGCCGTATTAGCCGGAGACGGGATCGGGCCGGAAGTTATGAAAGTAGCTCTTTCGGTCCTAAAGAAAGCCTTAGGAAAAAAAGAATCTGACTTTAAATTTGAGGAGGCCTTTGTCGGTGGAATTGCGATCGATAAGACCGGCGGTCCTCTTCCTCAAGAGACTCTCAAACTCTGCGAAGGCTCGGACGCCATTTTATTCGGGAGCGTGGGCGGCCCGAAATGGGAGTCCTTACCTCCCGAAAAACAACCGGAACGTGGCGCTCTATTACCCCTTAGAAAACATTTCGATTTATTCGCGAATTTGCGACCCGCGATCATTTACCCGGAACTAAAAAATGCGTCCCCTATTAAAGCGGAGATTATCGGAAACGGCTTAGATATTTTGATCTTAAGAGAACTCACCTCGGGAATTTATTTCGGCCAACCGAAGGGACGAGAAGGCTCCGGCGCGGAAGAATTTGCCTATGACACGATGAGATATTCGCGACGAGAAATCGAGCGAGCTGCTCGGGTCGCATTTGAAGCCGCCCGAAAAAGAAATAACAAGGTGACTAGTATCGATAAAGCCAACGTCCTTACGACCTCCGTTTTTTGGAAAGAAGTCGTGATAGACTTGCATAAAAAGGAGTTTTCCGACGTCCAACTAGCTCATCTATATGTGGATAACGCTGCGATGCAATTGATCGTCAATCCTAAACAATTCGACGTGATTCTTTGCGAAAATATGTTCGGAGATATACTCTCCGATGAAGCCTCGATAATTACCGGTTCGATCGGCATGCTTCCTTCCGCTTCGCTTTCCGAATCCGGATATGGACTGTACGAACCTTCCGGAGGATCCGCACCCGACATTGCAGGAAAAGGAATCGCAAATCCGATTGCGCAGATTCTCAGTGCGGCGTTGATGCTACGTTATTCCTTCTCTTTAGAAGAAGAGGCACAAAAAATCGAGACCGCTGTTCGCAAGGTTATCTCGCAAGGAAAGCGAACTAGAGATATCGCCGAAGCAGGCGCTAAAATTCTCGGAACTGAAGAAATTGGAAAAGAGATAGAAAACGCATTATGA
- a CDS encoding acetylornithine transaminase, producing the protein MKETATEFQKTKELSNKYLLDLVHRYPVAFRYGVNELLFDQENKQYIDFLCGVAVTNLGHSDPDIIEVIRTQSDKLMHTSNWFYSEEASKLAELLILNTFPGKVFLCNSGTETTEAAFKLTRAYAEQRQIADPVIISLQKSFHGRSVSGISLTGQKKMHTGFGKLLDGIEFVTPNNEKELVGAFEQYSGHVVAFFAEPILGESGIIPLTHNFLTLARELTQENEALMILDEVQTGFGRTGTLFAFETFGFSPDVMTLAKGLGSGFPVGAMIVSEKYQDVLGKGSHGSTFGGNHLGAAIAYETIRIIQSRDILANVNACSDIAFSRLNQMKEKLRIVKEVRGKGLHIGVDLAIPSRQVAERCLHKGLIVNATGETVIRVMPPLTISTKYLNEGLDILEEALTEFQNEQK; encoded by the coding sequence ATGAAAGAAACAGCAACCGAATTTCAAAAAACGAAAGAACTGAGTAATAAGTATCTACTGGATCTAGTCCACCGCTATCCCGTCGCATTTCGGTACGGAGTGAACGAGCTTTTATTCGACCAGGAAAATAAGCAGTACATCGATTTTCTCTGCGGAGTAGCCGTCACCAACCTAGGACATAGCGATCCGGACATCATCGAAGTCATTCGTACCCAATCCGATAAGTTAATGCATACCTCCAATTGGTTTTATTCCGAAGAAGCTTCTAAGCTGGCAGAGCTGCTGATTTTGAATACGTTTCCGGGCAAAGTATTCCTTTGCAATTCCGGAACTGAAACCACCGAGGCGGCATTCAAACTTACGAGAGCCTATGCCGAGCAAAGACAGATCGCGGACCCTGTCATCATTTCCCTTCAGAAAAGTTTTCATGGACGATCGGTTTCCGGAATCAGTCTCACCGGGCAAAAGAAAATGCATACCGGATTCGGCAAGCTGTTGGACGGAATTGAATTTGTTACACCGAACAACGAAAAAGAATTAGTCGGAGCATTTGAGCAATATTCCGGACATGTCGTAGCATTCTTTGCCGAACCAATTTTGGGAGAAAGCGGTATCATTCCGCTGACTCATAATTTTCTAACCTTAGCTCGGGAATTGACTCAAGAGAACGAAGCCTTGATGATTTTAGATGAGGTCCAAACGGGCTTTGGCAGAACAGGAACCCTTTTTGCATTCGAAACTTTCGGATTCTCTCCCGATGTCATGACATTGGCCAAAGGGCTTGGTTCGGGGTTTCCTGTCGGCGCAATGATCGTCTCGGAGAAATATCAGGACGTATTAGGAAAAGGATCTCACGGGTCCACTTTCGGTGGAAACCATTTAGGAGCCGCTATCGCTTACGAAACGATTCGGATCATCCAATCCAGGGATATTCTCGCGAATGTCAACGCATGTTCCGACATCGCCTTTAGTAGATTGAATCAAATGAAAGAAAAATTAAGGATCGTGAAAGAAGTCAGAGGGAAAGGTCTCCACATAGGAGTAGACCTTGCGATCCCCTCTCGACAAGTCGCTGAACGATGCTTGCACAAGGGATTAATCGTAAACGCGACGGGCGAAACCGTAATTCGGGTAATGCCTCCGCTTACTATATCGACTAAGTATTTAAACGAAGGTTTGGATATTCTTGAAGAAGCCCTGACCGAGTTCCAAAACGAACAGAAGTAA
- a CDS encoding phospho-sugar mutase has product MDQESVNIEAWTQEPFSSNVRKEASSVLERFRKGIKGLEIEAFTVPLEFGTGGIRGRIGNGIGRMNEYTVGRAALGFSRYLVRKSKKPILVIAYDSRRRSREFAEVTAGIAASYGIKVYLFPEVAPTPLLSYAVRYYKATGGVVLTASHNPPEYNGFKAYLSKGEQLVPPDDKRIIGLIESIQDWNEIKIISSKDAQYKKFVKKVEPACFASYLKDLKKAGIQSERVTAKQRSALKLVYSPLHGTGGKYMKFLLSNFGYKQVTLVPEQKDPNGEFPTVKYPNPEEAEALELSLKLSQKIGAKAFIATDPDADRLGIGVRNFDGSYTLLNGNQIGSILAAYLSEKVASKKRKGKKPVLVKTIVTTDLQSEIAKKNKITLKNVLTGFKYIAEVMGKLDGSKTQYFLFGGEESYGYLPVNFVRDKDSLSSALLLLEVLAEKEDLTDYMNEIYLKYGLYQEGLKSLNLEGLAGKKKIQDSLDSLRNNDLIGQILGQRKVIGFLDYKNKIAKGSSSKSAFSGLPASDVIQLELEGSGKLTIRPSGTEPKIKIYSSFKSLKHPNSKEEIPALTQTLSDELKQTETAFLKIAGLS; this is encoded by the coding sequence ATGGATCAAGAGAGCGTAAATATTGAAGCCTGGACTCAGGAACCGTTTTCTTCTAACGTAAGAAAGGAAGCCTCGAGCGTTTTAGAGAGATTCAGAAAGGGTATTAAGGGACTCGAAATCGAAGCCTTTACCGTCCCGTTGGAGTTCGGTACCGGAGGAATCAGGGGTCGCATCGGAAACGGAATCGGGCGAATGAACGAGTATACTGTCGGCCGCGCCGCTCTCGGCTTTTCCCGCTATCTCGTAAGGAAATCCAAAAAGCCGATACTTGTAATCGCCTACGATTCAAGACGCCGATCCCGCGAATTCGCGGAAGTGACTGCGGGAATTGCCGCCTCATACGGTATCAAAGTCTATTTATTTCCCGAAGTCGCACCGACTCCGTTACTATCCTATGCGGTTCGATATTATAAAGCGACTGGGGGCGTCGTTTTGACCGCGTCTCATAATCCACCGGAGTACAACGGTTTCAAAGCCTATCTCTCCAAAGGGGAGCAGTTAGTACCTCCCGACGATAAGAGAATCATCGGCCTTATCGAATCCATCCAGGATTGGAATGAGATTAAGATTATTTCCAGTAAAGATGCACAATATAAAAAATTTGTGAAAAAGGTCGAGCCCGCCTGCTTTGCGTCCTACTTAAAGGACTTAAAGAAGGCAGGAATCCAATCCGAGCGAGTGACCGCGAAGCAAAGATCCGCCTTAAAATTAGTATACTCCCCGCTGCACGGAACAGGCGGAAAGTATATGAAATTTTTATTAAGTAATTTCGGTTATAAGCAGGTCACTCTCGTTCCGGAACAAAAAGATCCGAACGGAGAATTCCCGACCGTTAAATACCCGAATCCCGAAGAAGCGGAAGCGTTAGAGCTGAGTCTGAAATTGTCCCAAAAAATCGGGGCAAAAGCGTTCATAGCGACCGATCCCGACGCGGATCGCCTTGGTATCGGAGTCCGCAATTTCGACGGCTCTTATACTTTGCTTAACGGAAATCAAATCGGTTCGATTCTTGCCGCTTATCTTTCCGAAAAAGTCGCCTCTAAAAAGAGAAAAGGGAAAAAGCCTGTTCTCGTTAAAACGATCGTCACTACGGATCTCCAGTCCGAAATTGCTAAAAAGAATAAGATTACTTTAAAGAACGTTTTAACCGGCTTTAAATACATCGCGGAAGTGATGGGCAAACTGGACGGAAGTAAGACGCAATATTTTCTATTCGGAGGAGAGGAATCCTACGGGTATCTACCGGTAAATTTTGTTCGAGATAAGGACAGCCTCTCGTCCGCCCTACTTTTGTTAGAAGTTTTAGCGGAGAAGGAAGATCTTACGGATTATATGAACGAGATCTACCTGAAGTACGGTCTCTATCAGGAAGGGCTTAAATCTTTAAATTTAGAAGGATTGGCCGGAAAGAAGAAAATTCAGGATTCGTTAGATTCGCTTAGAAATAATGATTTAATCGGTCAAATATTAGGTCAGCGTAAAGTAATCGGCTTTCTAGATTATAAAAATAAGATCGCAAAAGGATCTTCTTCCAAATCCGCATTTTCAGGACTTCCCGCCTCCGATGTGATTCAATTGGAGTTGGAAGGTTCTGGAAAACTGACAATCCGACCGTCCGGAACGGAACCGAAGATTAAAATCTATTCTTCGTTTAAGAGTTTAAAGCATCCGAACTCTAAAGAGGAGATTCCGGCATTGACCCAAACTCTCTCTGACGAACTTAAGCAGACCGAAACCGCATTTTTAAAGATAGCAGGGTTATCATGA